The Gammaproteobacteria bacterium genome has a segment encoding these proteins:
- the smpB gene encoding SsrA-binding protein SmpB has product MAGKAAAKDNANRTIAENRKARHDYFIEDQLEAGLVLEGWEVKSLRDGRANLKEGYAVIRGGEAWLVGANIAPMTSASTHAHPDPVRSRKILLNRRELNRLIGAVERDGYTLVPLSLYWKKGRAKLALGLAKGKKQHDKRASEKDRDWQRQRQRLLRHQ; this is encoded by the coding sequence ATGGCTGGCAAAGCCGCTGCGAAGGACAATGCGAACCGGACGATCGCCGAGAATCGCAAGGCGCGTCACGACTACTTCATCGAGGACCAGCTCGAGGCCGGTCTCGTCCTGGAAGGATGGGAGGTCAAGAGCCTGCGCGACGGGCGCGCGAACCTCAAGGAAGGCTACGCGGTCATTCGCGGCGGCGAAGCCTGGCTGGTGGGCGCGAACATTGCGCCGATGACTTCGGCTTCGACGCATGCGCATCCCGATCCCGTCCGCAGTCGCAAAATCCTGCTCAACCGGCGGGAACTCAACCGCCTGATCGGCGCCGTCGAACGGGATGGTTACACGCTGGTGCCGTTGTCGCTGTACTGGAAGAAGGGCCGCGCCAAGCTGGCGCTCGGCCTCGCGAAGGGCAAGAAGCAGCACGACAAGCGCGCCAGCGAGAAAGATCGCGACTGGCAACGCCAGCGGCAGCGCCTTTTACGACATCAATAG
- a CDS encoding type II toxin-antitoxin system YhaV family toxin encodes MSTGKPAPLVIHGWAVFAHPLFLAQLEVLAQQVEALKQKDPVGYVKKNASKRLAAITKLAFDVIPQDPVRPEYRQGNTLGEDHKHWFRAKFFQQYRLFFRYHAPSKVIVFAWVNDEKTKRAYESSDDAYRVFRKMLESGHPPGDWNQLLAEARAEGQRLQQFAAANTP; translated from the coding sequence ATGAGCACGGGCAAGCCCGCTCCCTTGGTCATTCACGGCTGGGCGGTTTTCGCCCATCCGCTGTTCCTGGCGCAGCTTGAAGTACTGGCCCAGCAGGTCGAGGCCCTCAAGCAGAAAGACCCGGTCGGGTATGTGAAGAAGAACGCCAGCAAGCGACTGGCGGCGATCACGAAGCTCGCGTTCGACGTCATTCCGCAAGATCCGGTACGCCCCGAATACCGGCAGGGCAACACCCTCGGCGAAGATCACAAGCACTGGTTCCGGGCCAAATTCTTCCAGCAGTACCGGCTGTTCTTCCGTTACCACGCGCCCAGCAAAGTGATCGTGTTCGCCTGGGTCAACGACGAGAAGACCAAGCGCGCCTACGAGAGCAGCGACGACGCCTACCGCGTGTTCCGCAAGATGCTCGAAAGCGGCCATCCTCCGGGCGACTGGAACCAGTTGTTGGCTGAGGCCCGCGCCGAGGGGCAACGCCTGCAGCAGTTCGCCGCTGCCAACACGCCGTAA
- a CDS encoding DUF1249 domain-containing protein → MLADSYIVPECILRPGTLGGLISLYEGNFLKLTSLLGDPARSQCQLVSHSRRDCDLHLSVEEGSRYTRLLRLTYLFDDPEGCVADPDLAVRLYLDARVAEVLAWARFHRHPGLADITHRYAQEINRRWAHNMVLNKWLDFLLDNGHSYAWAGR, encoded by the coding sequence ATGCTTGCAGACAGTTACATCGTACCCGAATGCATCCTGCGACCGGGAACCCTCGGTGGCCTGATATCGCTTTACGAGGGAAATTTTCTCAAGCTTACTTCGCTGCTCGGCGATCCGGCGCGCAGCCAGTGCCAGCTGGTGTCGCACAGCCGGCGCGACTGCGATTTGCACCTGTCCGTGGAGGAGGGGTCCCGCTATACGCGCCTCCTGCGCCTGACCTACCTCTTCGACGACCCCGAAGGCTGCGTTGCCGACCCGGACCTGGCGGTGCGTCTGTACCTCGACGCTCGCGTGGCCGAAGTCCTGGCCTGGGCGCGATTCCATCGGCACCCGGGACTGGCGGACATCACGCACCGGTATGCCCAGGAGATCAACCGGCGCTGGGCCCACAACATGGTGCTGAACAAGTGGCTGGATTTCCTGCTCGACAACGGGCATTCATACGCCTGGGCCGGCCGCTGA
- a CDS encoding cation diffusion facilitator family transporter has protein sequence MAPRRTRLDPKQRARLVRSATYASVSVAICLVIAKAWAWMATGSVSMLSSLADSVLDTLASVLTFWAVRYSLLPADEEHRFGHGKSEGLAALLQGLIITASALFVCREAIGRILEPRPIEQPEVGLLVIIGATIATVLLVGYQRYVSNRTGSVAIGADAMHYTADVLVNLSVGAAVILTAWTGWALMDPLVGLGVAAYILFGAFRMISQALDILLDREIPEADRLRVKEMALAHPDVLGLHDMRTRHGGAFYIMQFHLDLPRGISLWRSHEILDEVEDRIRAEYPGCEIIIHADPQGIREQKDQFEQPLGVEPTHEQPLH, from the coding sequence ATGGCACCCCGGCGCACACGGCTCGACCCGAAGCAGCGCGCACGCCTCGTACGGTCGGCGACTTATGCCTCCGTCAGCGTCGCAATCTGCCTGGTGATCGCCAAGGCCTGGGCCTGGATGGCAACCGGTTCGGTTTCCATGCTGTCGTCACTGGCCGATTCGGTTCTCGACACCCTGGCGTCCGTACTGACATTCTGGGCTGTCCGTTATTCGCTCCTGCCGGCCGACGAAGAGCATCGATTCGGCCACGGCAAGTCGGAAGGGCTTGCCGCTTTGCTGCAGGGGCTGATCATCACGGCCTCGGCGTTGTTTGTCTGCCGGGAAGCGATCGGGCGCATCCTGGAGCCACGCCCCATCGAGCAGCCGGAGGTCGGCCTGCTGGTGATCATCGGCGCCACCATTGCCACGGTGTTGCTGGTCGGTTACCAGCGCTACGTCAGCAATCGCACGGGATCGGTAGCCATCGGCGCGGATGCGATGCACTACACGGCCGACGTGCTGGTCAACCTCAGCGTCGGTGCGGCCGTCATTCTCACCGCATGGACGGGCTGGGCCCTGATGGACCCGCTGGTCGGTCTCGGCGTCGCCGCCTACATTCTGTTCGGCGCCTTCCGGATGATTTCACAGGCGCTCGACATCCTGCTCGACCGCGAGATTCCGGAGGCCGACCGGCTGCGGGTCAAAGAAATGGCATTGGCCCATCCGGACGTGCTGGGCCTGCACGACATGCGTACCCGCCACGGCGGAGCCTTCTACATCATGCAATTTCACCTCGACCTGCCGCGGGGCATCTCGCTCTGGCGCAGCCACGAGATACTCGACGAGGTGGAGGACCGGATTCGCGCCGAGTACCCCGGCTGCGAGATCATCATTCATGCCGATCCGCAGGGCATACGGGAACAGAAGGACCAGTTCGAGCAGCCGCTCGGTGTCGAGCCGACCCACGAGCAGCCGCTGCACTGA
- the bamE gene encoding outer membrane protein assembly factor BamE, with amino-acid sequence MRSRHTTRRLFVGGLAALTSACVYRVDVQQGNLLDDEDVDAVQPGMTRSQVRFLLGTPMVEDSFHHNRWDYVYFLRRGRSRRQEKRWLVVMFEDDKVKEIRRDLPFTEPG; translated from the coding sequence ATGCGTAGCCGCCACACAACGCGCCGGCTGTTTGTCGGCGGCCTGGCCGCCCTGACGAGCGCCTGCGTCTACCGGGTCGATGTCCAGCAGGGCAACCTGCTCGACGACGAAGACGTCGATGCCGTACAACCCGGCATGACCCGCAGCCAGGTTCGTTTTCTGCTCGGCACGCCCATGGTGGAAGATTCGTTCCACCACAATCGCTGGGACTACGTTTATTTCCTGCGCCGCGGCCGCAGCCGCCGCCAGGAGAAGCGCTGGCTCGTCGTCATGTTCGAGGACGACAAGGTCAAAGAGATCCGCAGGGATCTGCCTTTCACCGAGCCGGGCTGA
- a CDS encoding type II toxin-antitoxin system PrlF family antitoxin, whose amino-acid sequence MPATLEVESTLTDRYQTTVPETVRRALRLGKRDKIHYTIRPSGEVVLTRAEVSEGDDPVLGQFLGFLARDIANHPERLQAVDAAFVQRLQALTGGIEVDLDAALSAD is encoded by the coding sequence ATGCCCGCCACCCTCGAAGTCGAATCCACATTGACCGACCGCTATCAGACCACGGTGCCGGAGACCGTGCGCCGCGCTCTTCGGCTGGGCAAGCGCGACAAGATCCACTACACCATCCGCCCCAGCGGCGAGGTGGTGCTGACCCGCGCCGAAGTCTCCGAAGGCGACGATCCGGTGCTCGGACAGTTCCTGGGGTTCTTGGCCCGCGACATCGCCAACCATCCGGAGCGCCTGCAGGCGGTCGATGCCGCCTTCGTGCAGCGTCTTCAAGCACTGACTGGCGGTATTGAAGTCGATCTCGACGCCGCCCTGTCGGCAGACTGA
- a CDS encoding MFS transporter codes for MTVPGEAVAPDRDFKLLFAARFLRLFAYGLLSVVLVLYLAALGHGTVAIGTLLTVTLLGDTVLSLFLTTRADRLGRRRVLVLGGALMLLGALLLGSSQAFIVLLVGMTLGVISPSGNEVGPFLSIEQAALAEFVPADRRTTVFAWYNLTGSVATALGALGAGWLTVFAESAGLLGADAYRPVVAVYGALGLALAWCFTRLTDRVESAGAKATRPPPIGAQRWGLHESRPLVLRLSGLFALDAFGGGLVIQSVLAYWLHLRFGAGPAELGALFFGASLLSGASYLAAGWLAGRIGLINTMVFTHLPANVLLMLVPLMPRFEAAAAVLLLRSLITQMDVPTRQAYLMAVVSPAERSAAAGITGVARSIGAALSPFLATVFAGSASLVGVPFYLGGGLKIAYDLLLYRGFIHLQPEHERHPGRQ; via the coding sequence GTGACGGTCCCCGGTGAAGCGGTCGCGCCGGATCGCGACTTCAAACTCCTGTTTGCAGCCCGCTTCCTGCGACTGTTCGCCTACGGGCTGCTCTCGGTCGTGCTGGTGCTCTACCTTGCGGCACTCGGACACGGCACGGTCGCCATCGGCACGCTGCTCACCGTGACGCTGCTCGGTGACACCGTGCTCTCGCTCTTCCTCACGACCCGTGCGGATCGCCTGGGGCGGCGCCGTGTCCTGGTGCTGGGTGGCGCACTGATGTTGCTGGGCGCCTTGCTCCTCGGCTCGAGCCAGGCCTTCATCGTGTTGCTGGTGGGCATGACGCTCGGGGTGATCAGCCCGAGCGGCAATGAGGTCGGGCCGTTCCTGTCCATCGAACAGGCGGCGCTCGCGGAGTTCGTGCCCGCTGATCGCCGCACGACGGTATTCGCCTGGTACAACCTGACCGGTTCGGTGGCGACTGCGCTGGGCGCACTCGGCGCAGGGTGGCTCACCGTTTTCGCAGAGTCCGCCGGCCTGCTCGGGGCGGACGCGTATCGGCCGGTAGTGGCCGTTTATGGAGCGCTCGGTCTGGCGCTGGCCTGGTGTTTCACGCGCCTCACGGATCGGGTGGAGAGTGCAGGCGCGAAAGCAACCCGCCCGCCGCCGATCGGCGCGCAGCGCTGGGGGCTGCACGAATCACGGCCGCTGGTGCTGCGACTGTCCGGCCTGTTTGCCCTCGACGCGTTTGGCGGTGGGCTGGTGATCCAGAGCGTGCTGGCGTACTGGCTGCACCTGCGCTTCGGGGCGGGGCCTGCGGAACTCGGCGCGCTGTTCTTCGGCGCCAGCCTGCTTTCGGGTGCTTCGTACCTGGCCGCCGGTTGGCTCGCAGGCCGGATCGGCCTGATCAATACCATGGTGTTCACGCACCTGCCGGCGAATGTACTGCTGATGCTGGTGCCGCTTATGCCGCGCTTCGAAGCAGCCGCAGCGGTACTGTTGCTGCGTTCGCTGATCACGCAGATGGACGTGCCGACCCGCCAGGCCTACCTGATGGCGGTGGTGTCACCCGCGGAACGTTCCGCGGCCGCCGGCATTACCGGCGTCGCCCGTTCGATCGGTGCCGCGCTGTCGCCCTTTCTCGCCACCGTGTTCGCCGGTTCTGCATCGCTGGTGGGAGTCCCGTTCTACCTCGGCGGCGGCCTGAAGATTGCCTACGACCTGTTGCTCTACCGGGGCTTCATCCACCTTCAGCCCGAGCACGAGCGACATCCCGGTCGGCAGTGA
- a CDS encoding carboxy terminal-processing peptidase, which translates to MSEIPGPGFGRALLILFQLLVILAVPAASGPARATAEPERSAIPEPLESTARQQQVARMTTRFVERFHYSRQDIDDQMSEQILKNFIEALDGNRQYFLEPDIVYFSRYRHALDEVLDAGNVEPVFDIFRLYRLRAQQNLTYALSQLTEEPDFKVDEDFVFDREKAPWLATPRDMQENWRKRVKNDALGLLLADKTWPEAADILRKRYERVLKRINELDSDEVFETFMNAFARTLDPHSSYLSPRQSEEYRIQMSLSYQGIGASLQLDDEVVKVLNVIPGGPAAIDGRLKANDRITAVGQGADGELVDVVGWELDDVVQLIRGPQGTLVRLQVLPAGALPGASEQVLNLTRDKVKLEEQAAKGEVREIRRDDRIVKVGVITVPSFYQDYDARNNGDENYISTTRDVRRLLGELTKQGIEGLVMDLRGNGGGHLSEATSLTGLFIDTGPIVQLRDTSGRVEVLADPEPSVAYSGPLVVLVDRFSASASEIFTAAIQDYHRGIVIGQQTFGKGTVQNLYPLDQYTRRSPEPGLGQLTLTIGKYYRVTGGSTQNRGVMPDINLPSGVDPAEVGENIREGALPWDQIDATRYRASGPLDASIAYLTQHETERMQEDPDVRYLLSGIEAANHARETTSVSLNMEKRLAEREQQRKEQLDRENVRRRAQGLAALGSLDEINPDERPDVLLNQATQILTDFVALDRTAKAAANTPEPEAQ; encoded by the coding sequence ATGAGTGAAATCCCCGGACCAGGCTTCGGCCGGGCGCTGCTCATTCTCTTCCAGTTGCTGGTGATCCTCGCCGTTCCGGCCGCATCCGGCCCGGCGCGGGCAACGGCCGAGCCCGAGCGCAGTGCGATCCCGGAACCGCTGGAGTCCACCGCGCGCCAGCAGCAGGTCGCGCGGATGACGACCCGCTTCGTCGAGCGATTCCACTATTCCCGCCAGGACATCGACGACCAGATGTCCGAACAGATCCTGAAAAACTTTATCGAAGCCCTGGACGGTAATCGCCAGTATTTCCTCGAGCCGGACATCGTGTATTTCTCCCGGTACCGTCATGCGCTGGACGAGGTCCTCGACGCGGGCAACGTCGAGCCGGTTTTCGATATTTTCCGGCTCTACCGTTTGCGTGCGCAGCAGAACCTGACGTACGCGCTCTCGCAATTGACGGAAGAACCCGACTTCAAGGTCGACGAGGACTTCGTGTTCGACCGCGAAAAAGCGCCCTGGCTTGCGACTCCGCGTGACATGCAGGAGAACTGGCGCAAGCGCGTGAAGAACGACGCCCTCGGCCTCCTGCTTGCAGACAAGACCTGGCCGGAGGCCGCGGACATCCTCCGCAAGCGTTACGAGCGTGTTCTGAAACGGATCAACGAACTCGACAGCGACGAAGTCTTCGAGACGTTCATGAATGCTTTTGCGCGAACACTCGACCCGCACTCGAGCTATCTCTCTCCGCGACAGTCGGAGGAGTACCGCATCCAGATGAGCCTCTCCTACCAGGGTATCGGCGCATCGCTGCAGCTCGACGACGAGGTCGTCAAGGTGCTCAACGTGATTCCTGGCGGGCCTGCGGCGATCGACGGTCGCCTCAAAGCCAATGACCGCATCACGGCGGTCGGCCAGGGCGCGGACGGCGAACTGGTCGACGTGGTCGGCTGGGAACTGGACGACGTGGTGCAACTGATCCGCGGGCCCCAGGGCACGCTCGTCCGGTTGCAGGTGCTTCCCGCAGGCGCGCTGCCGGGAGCGTCCGAGCAGGTGCTGAACCTGACCCGGGACAAGGTCAAGCTGGAGGAACAGGCCGCCAAGGGAGAGGTGCGCGAGATTCGCCGTGACGATCGCATCGTCAAGGTCGGGGTGATTACGGTCCCGAGTTTCTACCAGGACTACGATGCGCGTAACAACGGCGACGAGAACTACATCAGTACGACGCGCGACGTGCGCCGCCTGCTGGGCGAGCTGACCAAGCAGGGCATCGAAGGGCTCGTGATGGACCTGCGAGGCAACGGTGGCGGCCACCTTTCGGAGGCGACGTCCCTCACGGGGCTGTTCATCGACACCGGGCCGATCGTGCAGTTGCGCGACACCAGTGGGCGCGTCGAAGTCCTGGCCGACCCGGAGCCGTCAGTGGCCTACAGCGGCCCCCTGGTGGTGCTGGTCGACCGTTTCAGCGCCTCCGCCTCGGAGATCTTCACGGCGGCAATCCAGGACTACCACCGCGGGATCGTCATCGGCCAGCAGACTTTTGGCAAGGGGACGGTGCAGAACCTCTATCCCCTCGACCAGTACACCCGGCGCTCACCGGAGCCTGGACTCGGGCAGTTGACGCTCACCATCGGCAAGTACTACCGGGTCACCGGTGGCAGTACGCAGAACCGCGGCGTCATGCCCGACATCAACCTCCCCTCCGGGGTCGATCCCGCCGAGGTGGGCGAGAATATCCGCGAAGGCGCCCTGCCCTGGGACCAGATCGATGCGACGCGATATCGCGCCAGCGGCCCGCTCGACGCCTCCATCGCGTACCTGACCCAGCACGAGACCGAGAGGATGCAGGAGGACCCGGACGTGCGCTACCTGCTGTCCGGCATCGAGGCTGCGAACCACGCGCGGGAAACGACCAGCGTCTCCCTGAACATGGAAAAGCGGCTGGCCGAGCGCGAGCAGCAACGCAAGGAGCAACTGGATCGCGAGAACGTGCGCCGCCGTGCCCAGGGGCTCGCGGCATTGGGTTCGCTCGACGAGATCAATCCCGATGAGCGACCCGATGTGTTGCTGAACCAGGCAACACAGATCCTGACGGACTTCGTGGCGCTGGATCGAACTGCGAAAGCGGCGGCGAATACCCCCGAGCCTGAAGCGCAGTAA
- a CDS encoding ASCH domain-containing protein produces the protein MNVTEFEAFWARCRELVPAGSRAAGYTVRRMGNAPAISETLLRLVTTGQKTGVFSRPQDLEATGGMPRAGDYVIFTDHSGRPRCLVQIEECRSLKFCDVGSDLTACESPAAQDVEVWRGIHRRYWTPVLAAEGKSFDDEMPIVFQRFRLVRAED, from the coding sequence ATGAATGTTACAGAATTCGAAGCGTTCTGGGCCCGCTGCCGCGAGCTCGTGCCCGCCGGGTCCCGTGCGGCCGGGTATACCGTTCGGCGCATGGGCAATGCCCCGGCGATCAGCGAGACACTGCTGCGCCTGGTCACCACCGGCCAGAAAACCGGTGTTTTCTCGCGCCCGCAGGACCTTGAGGCCACGGGCGGCATGCCGCGTGCCGGCGACTACGTCATATTCACGGACCACTCTGGTCGGCCGCGCTGCCTCGTGCAGATCGAGGAGTGCCGATCGCTGAAATTCTGTGATGTCGGCTCCGACCTGACTGCCTGCGAAAGCCCCGCCGCACAGGACGTGGAAGTCTGGCGCGGCATACATCGTCGTTACTGGACACCGGTTCTGGCTGCCGAAGGCAAGTCCTTCGACGACGAAATGCCGATCGTGTTCCAGCGATTTCGCCTGGTTCGTGCGGAGGACTGA
- a CDS encoding host attachment protein, with product MTEVWVLVADGSEARIYAGRHRRAELELVETLSHEASRLHPRELLADAPGRIHDRFGPGGHSVNAGEQMRAEERQRFAREITALLAEAQRQKKFGGLVVMAAPAFLGVLRESFSKPLAAAIIAEVPKDLVAHDPASIREHVP from the coding sequence ATGACGGAAGTGTGGGTCCTGGTTGCCGACGGCAGCGAGGCGCGGATATATGCCGGGCGGCATCGCCGTGCAGAGCTGGAGCTGGTGGAGACTCTCAGTCACGAGGCGTCCCGGTTGCACCCACGCGAGCTGCTGGCGGACGCACCCGGCCGCATCCACGACCGATTCGGCCCGGGCGGGCACAGTGTCAATGCGGGCGAGCAGATGAGGGCCGAGGAACGGCAACGATTTGCCCGCGAGATTACCGCTCTGCTTGCCGAAGCGCAGCGGCAGAAGAAGTTTGGCGGCTTGGTGGTGATGGCGGCCCCCGCGTTTCTCGGTGTGTTGCGCGAATCGTTCTCGAAGCCATTGGCCGCGGCGATCATCGCCGAGGTGCCGAAGGATCTGGTCGCACACGATCCGGCGAGTATCCGGGAACACGTTCCCTGA
- a CDS encoding type II toxin-antitoxin system RatA family toxin, with amino-acid sequence MRQVHRSAIVPFSAEAMFDLVADVESYPQFLPGCSGGRIESRDGEAVVASIALARGPLQTEFRTRNRLERPRCITMALDDGPFQDLQGTWEFTPLGTDGSKVALNIRFAFANRVADLLLGPPFEALCNELVDAFVRRAQDLR; translated from the coding sequence ATGCGTCAGGTTCACCGCAGCGCCATCGTGCCGTTCAGCGCCGAAGCGATGTTCGATCTCGTCGCCGACGTCGAGTCTTACCCGCAATTCCTTCCCGGCTGCTCCGGCGGCCGGATCGAGTCGCGCGACGGCGAGGCAGTGGTGGCCAGCATCGCGCTCGCGCGTGGCCCCCTGCAGACGGAGTTTCGCACGCGAAACCGCCTGGAGCGGCCGCGCTGCATCACGATGGCGCTCGATGACGGTCCTTTTCAGGATCTCCAGGGCACCTGGGAGTTCACGCCCCTCGGCACGGACGGCTCCAAGGTGGCACTGAACATCCGCTTTGCCTTCGCCAACCGGGTTGCCGACCTGTTGCTCGGGCCGCCGTTCGAGGCGCTGTGCAACGAACTCGTCGACGCGTTCGTGCGCCGCGCGCAGGACCTGCGCTGA
- the recN gene encoding DNA repair protein RecN — protein sequence MLTRLHIRDLAVLHEIELELSSGFSVLTGETGAGKSMLVDALALALGERADSSVVRPGASRAEVMAVFDLQSRPAIAAWLEERDLDAGGECQLRRVVTPEGRSRGYINGRQVTLDSLRNLGEQLVDICGQHAHQSLLRPAMQRQTLDAFGGHHDLVAAVGAGYAEWSALLAERERLLQAGAQRASREELLRFQIGELDAMNPAEGEFETLQQERLLHGNLGRITTGLAAVLDATYDSDESSAHDRIGAARRELAALVPLDPQLASAAAALEIAQINITEAADAIRRRLSALEHDPARQEFVESRLASVESLSRRHRVEPERLWTLLPRLRAELATLAATDSRLRDSDSECTRLHERLQRAATELSTARARAATALEQVVTGALRELGMPDAQFVIRMAPTPHGHIGADGLEQVEFLVSANAGLPPGPLAKVASGGELSRLGLAIEVACMADRGTPTLVFDEVDAGIGGGVAEIVGQKLRRLSRQRQVLCVTHLAQVASQAACHYSVTKASTGEAASAAVRVLTAAERVEEVARMLGGVRITERTRAHAREMLQHSRQARRAG from the coding sequence GTGCTGACCCGCCTGCACATTCGCGACCTCGCGGTACTGCACGAAATCGAGCTGGAACTCAGCTCCGGGTTCAGCGTCCTCACGGGCGAGACCGGGGCGGGCAAATCGATGCTGGTCGACGCCCTTGCGCTCGCACTCGGTGAGCGTGCCGACAGCAGCGTCGTGCGCCCCGGCGCATCGCGGGCGGAGGTCATGGCGGTTTTCGACCTGCAGTCGCGCCCGGCCATCGCCGCCTGGCTTGAGGAGCGCGATCTCGACGCCGGAGGCGAATGCCAGCTGCGCCGCGTGGTGACGCCGGAGGGCCGCTCGCGCGGTTACATCAACGGTCGCCAGGTGACTCTCGACTCACTCCGGAATCTCGGCGAGCAGCTGGTGGACATCTGCGGCCAGCACGCGCACCAGTCATTGCTCCGGCCGGCGATGCAGCGACAAACGCTCGACGCCTTCGGCGGGCACCACGACCTCGTGGCGGCGGTTGGGGCCGGTTACGCCGAATGGTCAGCGCTCCTGGCCGAGCGCGAGCGCCTGCTGCAGGCCGGCGCCCAGCGGGCGAGCCGCGAGGAACTCCTGCGCTTCCAGATCGGCGAACTCGATGCCATGAATCCTGCCGAGGGCGAGTTCGAAACGTTGCAACAGGAACGCCTGTTGCATGGCAACCTCGGCCGGATCACCACTGGCCTCGCCGCCGTTCTCGACGCTACTTACGACTCGGACGAGTCATCCGCTCACGACCGGATCGGAGCGGCGCGGCGGGAACTGGCAGCCCTGGTGCCGCTCGACCCGCAGCTCGCTTCCGCCGCGGCTGCGCTCGAGATCGCGCAGATCAATATCACCGAAGCGGCCGACGCGATCCGCCGACGCCTGTCGGCGCTCGAGCACGACCCGGCCCGCCAGGAGTTCGTCGAGTCGCGGCTGGCATCCGTCGAGTCCCTGTCACGGCGGCATCGTGTCGAGCCAGAGCGGCTCTGGACGTTACTGCCAAGACTTCGCGCCGAACTGGCAACCCTCGCCGCAACCGACAGCCGGCTACGCGACAGTGACAGCGAATGCACACGGCTCCATGAACGCCTGCAGCGCGCGGCTACCGAGCTGAGCACGGCCCGGGCGCGTGCGGCCACCGCGCTGGAGCAGGTCGTAACCGGCGCGCTGCGCGAACTCGGGATGCCCGATGCGCAGTTCGTGATCCGCATGGCACCGACACCCCACGGGCACATCGGGGCCGACGGACTGGAGCAAGTCGAGTTCCTGGTGTCGGCGAATGCAGGACTGCCGCCGGGGCCGTTGGCGAAGGTCGCTTCGGGCGGTGAGTTGTCCCGGCTCGGACTGGCCATCGAGGTGGCCTGCATGGCGGATCGGGGTACGCCGACGCTGGTGTTCGACGAGGTGGACGCCGGCATCGGGGGCGGCGTGGCGGAAATCGTCGGCCAGAAACTGCGCCGCCTCAGCCGGCAGCGTCAGGTCCTGTGCGTCACGCACCTCGCCCAGGTAGCCAGCCAGGCCGCATGCCATTACAGCGTGACCAAGGCCTCCACGGGGGAAGCAGCGTCGGCCGCGGTACGCGTACTCACCGCTGCCGAACGCGTGGAGGAAGTAGCGCGCATGCTCGGCGGCGTACGCATCACGGAGCGCACGCGGGCGCACGCCCGGGAAATGCTCCAGCACTCCCGGCAGGCCCGCCGCGCCGGCTGA